From the genome of Paenibacillus sp. JQZ6Y-1, one region includes:
- a CDS encoding energy-coupling factor transporter transmembrane component T family protein translates to MKSNGSWLSTLNPSCKLFVHLLVMFALMGIKDPVLTLVLWLLAVVIGVTLGGWTPSYLLRRLVPYLLFFVMVFWMLAAFGKGEQVLWQWAWFRVSEESLRNGLLIGLRMLGFVTYGLLFTSTTDLNRLMMSLVHQCRLSPKWAYGMLAGFRFIPLFQSELKQMKAAHRIRGYRQRNSGKAFMRYALPLFTQGVRKSERIAIAMEARGFTGTRERTYYVQPVMTKRDYAYALGLLIMAAALILLISLSPSL, encoded by the coding sequence ATGAAAAGTAATGGTTCATGGCTGTCCACGCTCAATCCGTCGTGCAAGCTATTCGTGCATCTGCTGGTCATGTTCGCGCTCATGGGCATCAAAGACCCAGTGTTGACGCTGGTGTTATGGCTGTTGGCGGTAGTGATCGGTGTGACGCTGGGCGGCTGGACACCGTCGTATCTGCTGCGCCGACTGGTGCCGTATTTGCTATTCTTCGTAATGGTGTTCTGGATGCTAGCGGCATTTGGTAAAGGGGAGCAGGTGTTGTGGCAGTGGGCGTGGTTTCGAGTGAGTGAGGAGAGTTTGCGTAACGGTCTGCTGATCGGGCTGCGGATGCTCGGATTTGTCACGTATGGACTGCTCTTTACCTCTACCACGGATCTGAATCGACTGATGATGAGTCTGGTGCATCAATGCAGACTGTCGCCCAAATGGGCATACGGCATGCTAGCAGGCTTTCGCTTTATCCCCCTATTTCAGAGCGAATTAAAGCAGATGAAGGCAGCGCATCGGATTCGTGGGTATCGTCAGCGCAACAGTGGCAAGGCATTTATGCGGTATGCGCTGCCGTTATTTACGCAGGGCGTGCGCAAATCGGAGCGAATTGCGATTGCGATGGAAGCACGCGGGTTTACGGGAACACGGGAGCGGACGTATTATGTACAGCCAGTGATGACAAAAAGGGACTATGCTTACGCATTGGGTCTGCTGATTATGGCAGCGGCGCTGATTCTTCTGATCTCGCTGTCACCATCACTGTAG
- a CDS encoding ABC transporter ATP-binding protein, giving the protein MASHPDDQELYVGCRDMSVRFYNREQPVLHQLNVNIMQGEKVLILGPSGGGKSTLLWVLAGIIPEHQEAELSGDVFRQPACGVMFQDPDSQFCMLRVDEEIAFSLENRSVPRAEMDHIIDEVMQRVGLRVDRHTYIETLSGGMKQRLALACLLALEPEVLFFDEPTAQLDPASRRDIFALLEGLGQEKRHTMIVVEHVLDGCVEWMDRVILLDAHGQLIADGAPAQIMTQYRTQMEAAGIWLPRLFPYRWEDVCSNPAHPLALELTRQLEFRINSNSADSHPVKRSSEAPLSQPRQTDVTKMTAPILQTHRLNIGYGRRTVMNELNVSCQPGEWVAIVGENGSGKSTFLKSLLRLEPALSGNILFQGKELRKWYDRDLYDEAGFVFQNPELQFVTDMVYDEIAFGGRQRGWDEMQIDEKTMQLLHEFGLEDSADEHPFTLSLGQKRRLSVATMLLFDQKLLLLDEPTFGQDARTSAELVHRLQERQQQGTTIVMVTHDMELVDDYADRVLLFSNGGIAYDGPPAGLFLHPHLLRDSSIIPPLCYQLHTERKERHVI; this is encoded by the coding sequence ATGGCATCGCATCCTGACGATCAAGAACTGTATGTCGGTTGCCGGGACATGTCGGTACGCTTTTACAATCGGGAGCAGCCGGTGCTGCATCAGCTGAATGTGAATATTATGCAGGGGGAAAAGGTATTGATTCTCGGACCTAGCGGCGGCGGTAAGTCTACGCTGTTGTGGGTGTTGGCAGGTATAATTCCAGAGCATCAGGAGGCGGAGTTGTCGGGAGATGTATTTCGTCAGCCTGCCTGCGGCGTAATGTTTCAGGACCCGGATTCGCAATTTTGTATGCTGAGGGTGGATGAGGAAATTGCGTTTAGTCTGGAAAATCGCTCTGTGCCGCGTGCCGAGATGGATCATATCATCGACGAGGTGATGCAGCGTGTTGGTCTGCGTGTGGATCGTCATACCTATATCGAGACGCTGTCTGGCGGTATGAAGCAACGCTTGGCACTTGCCTGTCTGCTGGCGCTGGAGCCGGAGGTGCTGTTCTTCGACGAGCCAACCGCGCAGCTTGATCCTGCCAGTCGTCGTGACATCTTCGCTCTGCTGGAAGGGCTGGGTCAGGAGAAGCGTCACACAATGATCGTGGTGGAGCATGTACTGGATGGCTGTGTGGAATGGATGGATCGAGTCATTCTGCTAGATGCACACGGACAACTGATCGCCGATGGTGCACCTGCACAGATCATGACACAGTACCGAACGCAGATGGAGGCAGCGGGTATCTGGCTGCCGCGTTTGTTTCCGTACCGCTGGGAAGACGTGTGTTCCAATCCCGCTCATCCACTAGCGCTAGAGCTGACAAGGCAGCTGGAATTTAGAATAAACAGCAACAGCGCTGATTCCCATCCCGTGAAGCGATCCAGCGAGGCTCCACTTTCGCAACCACGGCAAACTGACGTGACCAAGATGACAGCACCGATCCTGCAAACGCACAGACTGAACATCGGCTACGGTCGTCGTACGGTCATGAACGAGCTGAATGTGAGCTGTCAGCCGGGCGAGTGGGTTGCCATCGTCGGCGAAAATGGCAGTGGCAAAAGTACCTTTCTCAAAAGTCTGCTGCGACTTGAACCAGCGTTATCTGGCAACATTCTATTTCAAGGGAAAGAGCTGCGCAAATGGTATGATCGTGACTTATACGACGAAGCAGGCTTTGTTTTCCAAAATCCTGAGCTGCAATTCGTGACGGATATGGTGTATGACGAGATCGCCTTTGGCGGTAGGCAGCGCGGCTGGGATGAGATGCAGATTGATGAGAAGACGATGCAGCTATTGCACGAATTCGGGCTGGAGGATAGTGCGGATGAGCATCCATTTACCCTGAGTCTGGGGCAAAAGCGTCGGTTGAGCGTGGCGACAATGCTGTTATTTGACCAAAAGCTGCTGCTGCTAGATGAACCAACCTTCGGTCAGGATGCGCGTACATCCGCCGAGCTGGTTCATCGTCTGCAAGAACGGCAGCAGCAAGGAACGACGATTGTCATGGTGACGCATGATATGGAGCTGGTGGATGATTATGCAGATCGGGTGCTGCTATTCTCCAACGGTGGTATCGCGTATGATGGACCGCCAGCGGGGCTGTTTCTACATCCACATCTGCTGCGTGACAGCAGTATCATTCCACCGCTGTGCTACCAGCTGCATACGGAGCGGAAGGAGCGTCATGTCATATGA
- a CDS encoding ECF transporter S component: MSWNWKMKEVVLTVILSVACGVIYLGWSTLWIPISAVVGPVGAGFMFGIWVIASPIVAYIIRKPGAALIAEVAAAAVEMLTGSHFGLSALLIGVFQGLGAEIAFAIFGYRTFNVWTMMLSGALAAVGSMVYSVIANGFGYYTTTMFLLTLGIQVISGIILGGLLAKMVVEALGRTGVLDSYEMMKSRRRKGNAHGIAS, translated from the coding sequence ATGAGCTGGAATTGGAAAATGAAAGAGGTTGTGCTGACCGTCATTTTATCCGTTGCCTGCGGCGTGATCTATCTCGGCTGGTCGACGCTATGGATTCCGATCTCGGCAGTAGTCGGTCCGGTTGGCGCAGGCTTTATGTTCGGCATCTGGGTGATCGCCAGCCCGATTGTGGCGTATATCATTCGCAAGCCGGGTGCAGCGCTAATCGCCGAGGTGGCGGCAGCGGCGGTGGAGATGCTGACTGGTAGTCATTTTGGATTGTCGGCGCTGTTGATCGGCGTATTTCAGGGGCTGGGTGCAGAGATCGCCTTTGCCATCTTTGGATATCGCACATTCAATGTGTGGACGATGATGCTGTCAGGTGCGCTGGCAGCGGTTGGCAGTATGGTGTACAGCGTGATCGCCAACGGATTCGGCTATTACACAACCACCATGTTCCTACTGACGCTGGGCATTCAGGTGATTAGCGGCATCATTCTCGGTGGTCTGCTTGCCAAGATGGTAGTCGAGGCACTCGGTCGTACTGGCGTGCTGGACTCGTACGAAATGATGAAATCGCGCCGCAGAAAAGGAAATGCTCATGGCATCGCATCCTGA
- the tenA gene encoding thiaminase II — MSFSQELRQAADPIFEAIFDHPFVRGIAEGTLQPEQLAHYVKQDFEYLNAFMRIYGTAIAKCERREDMAVFNEQISFVLHSEIHPHNNFCKVAGVAYEDLQGYPLAPAAHHYIRHMLTAAQEGDLGDILAVLLPCPWTYWEIGARLWEEVKPDQSHPFYEWIDFYGNRTDSITARFCQRLDELAEQTTPAHRERMKQHFILSCQFEYMFWDMAYTLQDWPVSLEVATV, encoded by the coding sequence ATGAGTTTTTCACAGGAGCTTCGTCAGGCGGCAGATCCGATTTTTGAGGCGATTTTTGATCATCCGTTTGTGCGGGGCATTGCAGAGGGTACATTGCAGCCGGAGCAGCTGGCGCATTATGTGAAGCAGGATTTTGAATATTTGAATGCGTTTATGCGCATCTATGGAACAGCGATTGCTAAGTGTGAGCGGCGCGAGGATATGGCGGTATTTAACGAGCAGATTTCGTTTGTGCTGCACAGCGAGATTCACCCGCATAACAACTTTTGCAAGGTGGCAGGTGTAGCATATGAAGATTTGCAAGGGTATCCGCTCGCTCCAGCCGCGCATCATTATATCCGCCATATGCTGACCGCTGCGCAGGAGGGCGATCTGGGCGATATTTTGGCGGTGCTGCTGCCTTGTCCATGGACGTACTGGGAAATTGGTGCACGGCTGTGGGAAGAAGTGAAGCCGGATCAGAGTCATCCCTTTTACGAATGGATCGACTTCTATGGCAATCGGACGGACAGCATTACAGCACGCTTTTGTCAGCGGCTGGATGAGCTGGCAGAGCAGACTACACCAGCGCATCGTGAGCGGATGAAGCAGCATTTTATACTGAGCTGTCAGTTTGAATATATGTTCTGGGATATGGCATATACCTTGCAGGATTGGCCAGTATCGTTGGAGGTGGCAACCGTATGA
- a CDS encoding S-layer homology domain-containing protein, whose amino-acid sequence MKKNKTIALKVAAALLVAMPSLPIPAVVQAAPSAQQSMQSSAQMLTDIGALSAAQQEQLHRAFAVGLIQGSPDGQFRPQAALSRQELASLLVQALNLPVTAQPTSSFRDVTASAWSLSAIEAVKQAGLMQGDRDGRFRPQDSVTVQELVALTVRVSHTDLEVDTSTTLPDLWSGASAWAAPSLIAASQHELLSEYSGKLQPKAAVNRVDAASLLLSALFPQQRMSALQAVSNQQVQINGISYGLGQDVQGLLNEKNAAALKGAQLTFDTNGRTITAIRSLHLNASGQPAVADAAEFSGNVKLDAGDTVIYGDMTIAGDYMSVLHAHIQGNLTITERVANDFYSEGLQVEGTTNVKGGDDNTVVFNSAVLNDVNVSKQDVHVVMDANSVVSTVNVNTNANIETGSTLPLVNVTNGASSVQLQGNVKNLNVSSSQATQLTGNSSISQLTVSGSGSLALNTTGTVQTLQVTHPSALVNVSSTTQVSNLSLSNGVASSNVTGLSTTTGSPGTTTGPTSSSSSGSSNRAPVLTSSFQEMAATEKRADRIIDLNRYFSDPDGDTLTYSASSSKSLIAKPSINGGELSVSFLSAGTATITVAANDGKGKRSNTTFKVTVNGNPIVTNASDQTLTLEQPGVSLTLSDYFTDPEQGALTYSVIVDQPNVAKPTLNNNGTLQLDPLQVGKAKVTVTAKDHAVTDDGTLGQSTMTFQIEVLPVPNRKPVATPLLPVTVTVRGDDETVDLSGIFTDPDGDPLQLSAASVAAGTASATLSGTQLSVHAVKEGTTTIAITAKDGRSGEMVVELLVTVLPAPNRSPVVADTSQALTLIVGRSATDVDLSKLFSDPDEDVLTYEAVSLDVYAVHTSVHASMLSVTPGIAGMTSIKVYARDGRGGEITTDIPVTVLEEASISFIPQQIVNLNKPPVWFGLMPYLQNIDLDSISVTADTYDHSIATVSAKQARILLTPMQIGDTTVTFDVYDQYGRRNSSSFALQVVKINHAPTVAASISEQILTPGVTNDRDYDLSQLFNDEDGDALTYTLTSSNTDVANASVNGNTLTLKAGTISGVTTVTLTADDGNGGTVQYTLNVRNALLVNTSVITVNLKYGMNAMDYDLSDLFPGQTSFTTYMGTADSTFTGPTALNGSMLQLTSLPVMQWVIGADGRAVVFVVKQDPITTKDMYFSQYVEGSNGRIVLLMNTVSAASKNKDYSLTFYKWMKQTNTISSVTLPLVYDGTSQGMNYIVINSTFYDFFDITAASYYNDEVMIYSPADYNLTGVVLKRGNTVLDVIGDPTSQNQILPNGGTILRKDGIGYGSNQFNVSYEWNKYPKDTYQFVR is encoded by the coding sequence ATGAAAAAAAATAAAACCATTGCGCTGAAAGTGGCTGCGGCATTATTGGTTGCGATGCCGTCATTACCTATTCCGGCAGTCGTACAGGCAGCTCCGTCTGCACAACAGAGTATGCAATCCTCGGCGCAAATGCTCACCGATATTGGCGCACTATCCGCCGCACAACAAGAGCAGCTGCATCGCGCGTTTGCGGTCGGATTGATTCAGGGCTCGCCGGATGGACAGTTTCGTCCGCAGGCAGCATTGAGTCGTCAGGAGCTGGCATCCTTACTCGTTCAAGCACTGAACCTACCTGTGACAGCACAGCCAACCTCCTCATTCCGCGACGTTACGGCATCAGCATGGAGCTTGTCTGCCATCGAGGCAGTGAAGCAGGCAGGATTGATGCAGGGAGATCGCGACGGACGCTTCCGCCCGCAGGATTCGGTAACAGTGCAGGAATTGGTCGCACTGACTGTGCGTGTTTCACACACGGATTTGGAAGTGGATACGAGTACAACACTGCCTGATCTATGGAGCGGAGCAAGTGCATGGGCGGCTCCTTCGCTAATTGCCGCTTCTCAGCATGAGCTATTGAGCGAATATAGTGGCAAGCTACAGCCGAAAGCGGCTGTGAATCGTGTAGATGCGGCAAGTCTATTATTGTCGGCACTGTTTCCACAGCAGCGCATGTCTGCACTGCAAGCCGTATCGAATCAGCAGGTACAGATCAACGGAATCAGCTACGGATTGGGGCAGGATGTACAAGGTCTGCTGAATGAAAAGAATGCAGCAGCATTGAAGGGAGCGCAGCTGACCTTTGACACGAATGGACGCACCATCACCGCGATTCGCTCCTTGCATCTGAATGCGTCTGGTCAGCCAGCTGTAGCCGATGCTGCGGAATTCAGTGGCAATGTGAAGCTGGATGCAGGAGATACGGTCATTTATGGAGATATGACAATAGCTGGCGATTATATGTCTGTGCTACACGCACATATTCAGGGCAATCTAACGATTACCGAACGTGTGGCGAATGACTTTTATTCGGAAGGGCTTCAGGTGGAAGGCACAACCAATGTCAAAGGTGGAGATGATAACACCGTTGTATTCAACAGTGCAGTGCTGAACGATGTGAATGTGAGCAAGCAGGATGTTCATGTGGTTATGGATGCGAACTCGGTTGTATCTACCGTCAATGTGAATACAAATGCCAATATCGAGACTGGCTCGACCCTTCCGCTTGTGAATGTCACGAACGGTGCAAGTAGTGTACAACTGCAAGGAAATGTCAAGAATCTCAATGTGAGCAGTAGCCAAGCGACTCAGTTAACTGGAAACAGCTCTATTTCGCAGCTGACTGTGAGCGGTTCGGGATCACTGGCGCTAAATACAACAGGCACGGTACAAACCTTGCAGGTGACCCATCCGTCAGCACTGGTAAATGTAAGCTCTACGACGCAGGTGAGCAATCTGTCCTTGTCAAACGGCGTAGCGAGCAGCAATGTGACAGGGCTGTCGACGACAACTGGTTCGCCAGGCACAACGACAGGACCGACAAGCTCCAGTTCGTCCGGCTCTAGCAACCGGGCGCCAGTTTTGACAAGTTCGTTTCAAGAGATGGCTGCTACTGAGAAACGTGCAGATCGAATCATTGATCTGAATCGGTATTTTAGCGATCCCGATGGAGATACGCTGACTTACTCGGCATCCTCATCCAAATCGCTGATTGCCAAACCATCGATAAATGGCGGCGAGCTGTCCGTCAGCTTCCTATCCGCTGGAACAGCGACCATTACGGTTGCTGCCAATGATGGTAAAGGAAAACGCTCCAACACGACATTTAAGGTAACTGTAAATGGCAATCCAATCGTCACTAATGCGTCAGATCAGACGCTTACCTTGGAGCAGCCTGGCGTATCGTTGACATTGAGTGATTATTTTACTGATCCTGAGCAGGGAGCATTGACGTACAGCGTCATCGTTGATCAGCCGAATGTAGCGAAGCCAACGCTGAACAATAACGGTACGCTACAGCTTGACCCTTTGCAGGTAGGCAAAGCGAAAGTAACGGTAACAGCAAAGGATCATGCCGTAACCGATGACGGTACGCTTGGACAATCGACGATGACATTTCAGATCGAGGTATTGCCCGTTCCGAACCGTAAGCCCGTTGCTACTCCCTTGTTGCCAGTAACGGTAACGGTGCGCGGAGACGATGAAACGGTCGACCTGAGCGGTATATTTACCGATCCCGATGGCGATCCGCTCCAATTATCTGCTGCTTCAGTGGCTGCTGGCACTGCTAGTGCAACACTCAGCGGTACGCAACTGTCCGTTCATGCAGTGAAGGAAGGAACCACAACGATTGCGATTACGGCAAAGGATGGGCGCAGTGGTGAAATGGTAGTTGAATTGCTTGTTACCGTATTGCCCGCACCGAACCGCAGTCCGGTAGTTGCAGATACATCGCAAGCATTGACTCTGATTGTCGGACGCTCGGCAACCGATGTGGATCTGTCGAAGCTGTTCTCCGATCCAGATGAGGATGTACTAACCTATGAAGCGGTATCGTTGGATGTGTATGCGGTCCACACTTCGGTACATGCCAGCATGCTTAGCGTAACGCCGGGCATAGCAGGCATGACATCGATCAAGGTTTATGCACGCGATGGACGCGGCGGTGAGATTACTACCGATATTCCAGTAACGGTACTGGAAGAAGCTTCGATCTCATTCATTCCACAGCAAATTGTCAATTTGAACAAGCCACCGGTATGGTTTGGCTTGATGCCGTATTTGCAAAATATCGATCTAGATTCGATCAGTGTTACCGCCGATACGTATGATCATTCGATAGCAACCGTATCTGCCAAACAGGCGCGTATCCTGCTGACACCGATGCAGATTGGAGATACGACCGTTACGTTTGACGTATATGATCAATACGGTCGCCGCAATAGCTCCTCCTTTGCCTTGCAGGTTGTCAAAATCAATCATGCACCGACCGTTGCTGCTTCCATCTCGGAGCAGATACTAACGCCAGGTGTAACAAACGACCGTGATTACGATCTGAGTCAACTGTTCAATGATGAGGATGGAGACGCACTGACCTATACGTTGACTTCCAGCAATACGGATGTGGCAAATGCGTCGGTCAACGGCAATACCCTCACGCTCAAAGCAGGCACGATTAGCGGCGTGACAACTGTTACCCTTACAGCGGATGATGGGAATGGTGGAACGGTTCAATATACCCTCAATGTGCGTAATGCACTGCTGGTGAATACGTCAGTCATTACAGTGAATCTGAAATATGGTATGAATGCGATGGACTATGATCTGTCCGATTTATTCCCAGGACAGACCTCCTTCACAACGTACATGGGTACAGCAGATTCTACGTTTACAGGTCCTACAGCGCTGAATGGTTCGATGCTACAGCTCACTTCGCTACCTGTGATGCAGTGGGTGATTGGGGCGGATGGACGCGCTGTCGTATTCGTGGTGAAGCAGGACCCGATCACAACCAAGGATATGTACTTCTCGCAATATGTAGAGGGCTCCAATGGACGAATTGTGCTGCTGATGAATACAGTCTCCGCTGCAAGTAAAAATAAAGATTACAGTCTTACATTCTACAAATGGATGAAACAAACGAATACGATCAGCAGCGTTACCCTTCCGTTAGTGTACGATGGCACATCGCAAGGGATGAACTACATCGTAATCAACTCCACATTTTATGACTTTTTCGATATTACAGCAGCTTCGTATTACAATGACGAGGTAATGATCTATTCGCCAGCCGATTACAATCTGACTGGTGTCGTGCTCAAGCGTGGGAACACCGTGCTGGATGTGATCGGCGATCCTACTTCGCAAAATCAAATACTGCCAAACGGCGGCACGATTTTGCGTAAAGATGGCATCGGCTATGGATCGAATCAGTTCAATGTGTCTTATGAGTGGAATAAGTATCCGAAGGACACGTATCAATTTGTAAGATAA
- a CDS encoding S-layer homology domain-containing protein — protein sequence MGQEWNHDVYKWLLAAVLAAGTAGAPVSTGYAAGESGLSQGSISHSGAILAFNDLNQLPANQVQGINEAVQKGMLSGYPDGSFQPQMNMTRMEFAVVLAKALHLAPVADGTSFSDVPNNWASGYIEAVKRAGLMNGDANGKFNPKAWMNREQLATIFVRAIGASDVSSTSLLSMANQGDVSSWADSAVKTAITLGLLPSGDNGFNSSQPVNRGDVAQLMVNLLQSEQRSASITAVDGDLVTVDGKTYMIGKQLKELFQTDNLNALIGSDITFESLNHSLANLSAIDLKASGTEQAPLVFDAGTAFSGDLTLSGDHIRVQGSQLNQIQVQQDVTRVDLQANTKQLIINTDQRLQITGISKVEQIQVTSPNARINMDQRIVPDAIKLPVGVTDKQVIFGNPILAAVPNAGGSSTTPSNNNSNRADDKKSNQAPVVTHPLSDRSVMLGEDESDIELDGLFHDEDGDELTYGTVSSDVYVADAMIRHSRLIIHPNAAGHTRISVTAQDAKGKMAETSFTYTVVASTYQEEPNRNPLVLYTPSDLNLLAGNSSDPLSLSSLFSDPDGDSLSYTYTIDDTNVVSASMTEDQLVLSGQHAGTAQVTINASDGRGGTAYVRFHVQVQPIIQLNRKPEVIRQMDNLTLSATPDVYSINLSELFRDPDGDPLVYDALVTMPYMQATIEGDKLNLMPISEGELTVILRAFDPQGTYATQIFKVKLTAPKSNHLPSIQQTLAPFSIGLLDQPFTIDLATLFSDEDNDVLSYTATSSDSSVMQTSMNGSILTATPVGAGETTLNLTVNDGQGGTNVQSVNVSVVKNGPFISELVWKDAQNQAIELYNPTTTPIHYSDLVLNISTSQMNRTFILNDAQAVIQSKSTLVVQENTGNDLLSQGDVYYGDLELSDVEEPVTLKLYYKNQLMDIATFSSDQMLRRQARTAGNPASFTTSEWTITSGADDTDLGVYEPAQP from the coding sequence ATGGGGCAAGAGTGGAATCATGATGTATACAAATGGTTGCTAGCTGCTGTATTGGCGGCTGGCACGGCAGGGGCACCTGTATCGACAGGGTATGCTGCAGGAGAGAGCGGTCTTTCGCAGGGCAGCATCTCCCATTCGGGGGCAATACTTGCTTTCAACGATCTGAATCAACTGCCTGCCAATCAGGTGCAGGGGATCAATGAAGCTGTACAAAAGGGGATGCTGTCCGGTTATCCAGACGGTTCGTTTCAACCGCAAATGAATATGACTCGGATGGAATTCGCCGTAGTCTTGGCGAAGGCGCTTCATCTAGCGCCGGTTGCAGATGGGACTTCGTTCAGCGATGTGCCAAACAATTGGGCAAGCGGCTATATCGAAGCCGTCAAGCGCGCAGGCTTGATGAACGGAGATGCGAACGGCAAATTCAATCCAAAGGCTTGGATGAACCGCGAACAGCTCGCTACGATTTTTGTACGGGCGATTGGTGCTAGCGATGTGAGCAGTACTAGTCTATTGTCTATGGCGAATCAGGGGGACGTTAGCAGCTGGGCAGATTCTGCTGTGAAAACAGCAATAACACTAGGTCTTTTGCCTTCTGGCGACAATGGATTCAACTCCTCTCAGCCTGTCAATCGCGGCGATGTAGCACAGCTGATGGTAAACCTGCTGCAATCGGAGCAGCGTTCCGCCAGCATCACGGCGGTAGATGGTGACTTGGTCACTGTGGATGGCAAAACGTATATGATCGGCAAGCAGCTCAAGGAGCTGTTCCAAACCGATAATTTGAACGCATTGATCGGATCGGATATTACCTTCGAATCGCTCAATCACAGCCTTGCGAATCTGAGTGCGATTGATCTAAAAGCAAGTGGAACGGAGCAAGCGCCGCTTGTATTTGATGCCGGCACAGCCTTTTCCGGTGATCTGACCTTGTCAGGGGATCATATTCGCGTACAAGGAAGCCAGCTCAACCAGATTCAAGTACAACAAGACGTTACTCGTGTAGATTTGCAAGCCAATACGAAGCAGTTGATCATCAATACCGATCAGCGTTTGCAAATTACAGGTATCAGCAAAGTAGAACAGATTCAGGTTACTTCTCCCAATGCACGGATCAATATGGATCAGCGCATTGTACCAGATGCGATCAAGTTGCCAGTTGGGGTGACGGACAAGCAAGTTATTTTCGGCAATCCGATCTTAGCTGCTGTTCCGAATGCGGGCGGTTCCTCTACTACACCATCCAATAATAATAGCAATCGTGCAGATGACAAGAAGAGTAATCAAGCGCCTGTCGTTACTCATCCATTGTCAGATCGTTCGGTAATGCTTGGCGAAGATGAGAGTGACATTGAGCTGGACGGATTGTTCCACGATGAGGATGGAGACGAATTAACCTATGGAACGGTAAGCTCGGATGTGTATGTGGCAGATGCGATGATTCGCCATTCCCGTCTGATCATTCATCCGAATGCTGCGGGACATACGCGTATTTCGGTTACAGCCCAAGATGCCAAAGGCAAGATGGCAGAAACCTCGTTTACGTATACCGTAGTTGCTTCCACGTATCAAGAAGAACCCAATCGGAATCCGCTAGTACTGTATACGCCGAGTGATCTGAATCTGCTGGCAGGGAATTCTTCCGATCCGCTGTCCCTTTCCAGCCTGTTTAGTGATCCAGATGGTGACTCGCTCAGCTACACGTATACGATTGATGATACGAATGTAGTGAGTGCATCCATGACAGAAGATCAGCTTGTATTATCTGGGCAACATGCCGGTACGGCACAGGTGACGATCAATGCTAGCGATGGTCGCGGCGGTACGGCGTATGTGCGCTTCCATGTACAGGTCCAACCAATCATACAGTTGAATCGCAAGCCAGAGGTTATACGCCAGATGGATAACCTGACATTAAGCGCCACACCAGACGTATATTCGATTAACCTTTCCGAGCTATTCCGTGATCCCGATGGTGATCCACTGGTCTATGATGCTTTGGTGACGATGCCATATATGCAGGCAACGATAGAGGGCGACAAGCTGAATTTGATGCCGATCAGCGAGGGAGAATTGACGGTGATTTTGCGTGCCTTTGATCCGCAGGGTACGTATGCAACCCAGATATTTAAGGTCAAGCTGACAGCTCCTAAATCGAACCATCTTCCGTCTATCCAACAAACGTTGGCTCCATTCAGCATCGGTTTGCTGGATCAACCGTTTACTATCGATCTGGCAACACTCTTTAGCGACGAGGACAATGACGTACTGAGCTATACCGCCACCAGCTCCGATTCGAGCGTCATGCAGACATCGATGAATGGCTCCATCCTGACGGCAACGCCTGTTGGTGCAGGAGAAACAACGTTGAATCTCACAGTCAATGATGGGCAAGGCGGGACGAATGTCCAGAGTGTAAACGTCTCGGTAGTGAAAAATGGACCGTTCATCTCGGAACTGGTATGGAAGGATGCGCAAAACCAAGCCATCGAGCTATACAATCCGACAACGACGCCGATTCATTACAGCGATCTGGTACTGAACATATCCACATCGCAAATGAACCGCACCTTCATACTGAATGATGCGCAAGCAGTCATACAATCGAAATCTACGCTCGTTGTGCAAGAAAATACCGGGAACGATCTGCTGAGCCAAGGTGATGTCTATTATGGTGACCTTGAGCTGAGCGATGTAGAAGAACCGGTTACACTCAAGCTATATTACAAAAATCAGCTGATGGATATTGCTACCTTCTCATCCGATCAAATGCTTCGCAGACAAGCACGTACCGCAGGCAATCCTGCTAGCTTTACCACCTCCGAGTGGACGATTACTTCCGGCGCAGACGATACGGATCTGGGTGTCTATGAACCGGCACAGCCATAA